acctcaagtgatccgctcacctcggcctcccagtttTAAGGTGTTGTACAGCCCTTACATAGGACACAGCTCCACTTTACCCTGCCTCCAACACAGCTGATCTTCCCTCCCACGGAGTAACCCTGCaagcccaggctgggcacagtggtttacacctatagtcccagcactttcagaggctggggcaggagaactgcttgagcccaggagtttgagaccagcttgggcaacaaagcaagaccctgtcttcacaaaaaattagccaggcatggtggtgtgcacctgtagtcccagctacttgagaggctgaggcaggaggatcgctacaacccaggaggttgaggctacagtgagctgtaatcaccactgtcctccagcctgggcgacagtgcaagactttgtctcctaaaaacaaaaaaaaattaaaattaaaagtaccACTTCTTACCTGTCCCAGCAGCTACAGCATTCGGCCCACACAGAAGCACTCAGGAAATGTCTTGAATTATGTCTGAGGAAGGAATAAATGCATGGAAGGAATATAGCTGACTATAaccaagaaaaaacaataaaattttcagTATTTACAACCTCTCCCACATTAAAGAGGGCAATTCCACCTACGGATGCCTTTGTTTTGATGATGTGGTGGGAAATCATTTAGGAGAAGGAATACAAagtctcatattttaaaaggaaaaatccaGGGAGAAGGacgggtgtgggggctcacacctgtaatcccagcactttgggagacagaggcaggaagatggttTGAGcgcagaagtttgagaccagcctgggcaacatggcaaaaccacttctctacaaaaaatacaaaaaattagctgggtgtggtggtgcatgtctgtggtcccagctacttgggagactgaagtgggaggatcacttgagcctcggaggtggaggttgcaataatccaagatgatgccactgaactccaacctgggtgacagagtgagatcctgtctcaaataaaaatatatgtatatataagaaaaagaaaaatccagggAGAGAGCTGGATGGAAGTGGGGGCCAGAGGAAGGGAAAGGTTCATGACAAGAGCACAGCATGGTTTGGAGACCTACGGAGAGATGTAGCAACTGCCAAAGGGAGCAGGTAGGGggtgtgaaaagaaaataaaatttcaggacgTTCTCAATTTATAATGTGAAGGAGAAAAGTGAAGCCCTGGAAACTGAGCaggcattgcttttttttttcttctctgatgcATGACTGCTGCTTCCTGACCTTTGTATTGAAATGTTATACATTAACCAGGCTCCCTATTCTTCATTCAGACTTAGACTAGATGATGTGGGAGATAGAGACCCTTGTGATTGTTGTCTCTTTACAATAGAATGTTAAGCAAACTCCTTCCAGTATAATCAATAGTAGCCAACCAAATCTTGTATTTATGTTAGCCTTTTTTTGGAAAATGTTGTAATTCCGGTCAgcactcctgtttttgcctatataaacaatcttttttttttttttttttttttgagacggagtctcgctttgtcacccaggctggagggcagtcgcgtaatctcggttcactgcaacctcccaggttcaagcaatcctcctgcctcagcccgcccagtagctgggattacaggcacacaccaccatgcctagctaatttttgtatttttagtagagacggggtttcgccatgttggccaggctggtattgaactcctgacctcaggtgatccacctgcctcagcctcccaaagtgctaggattacaggtgtgagccactgtgcccggcccatgcccagctaatttttgtatttttagtagagatggggtttcaccatattggttaggccggtctcgaactcctgacctcaaatgatcccacctgcctcagcctcccaaagtactgggattgcaggcatgagccactgcacctgtcccaaAAACACATTTCTAATGTCAACCTAAAAATCATCAAAAGGTTCGAGATCCAGTTAAAAGAATTTATTCAAGCATAAAGTGTGAGGGCAGCCATCCAGGGAAACACAGACACCAAGCAGTGGCAATTAGTGTTCTCCAGCATGGGGAAAGATGAAGATTGTTTATATAGGCCGGGCGCCTGTAATTGtttatatgcctgtaatcccagcactttgggaggccaagggcggtggatcacaaggtcaggagttcgagaccagcctggccaacatggtgaaactctgtctctactaaaaatacaaaaattagctggacgtggtggcgggcgcctgtagtcccagctattcgggaggctgaggcaggagaattgcttgaacctgggaggcggaggttgcagtgagccgacatcatgcccaggctgcagtgcagtggccgtgagctgagactgtgccattgcagtccagcctgggtgacagagcaagactccacctcaaaaccaagagaaagaaatgtgtttttgttagttggtttttttttttgagacaggggcccaggttggagtgcagtggcgtgatcaaggttcactgcagcctctacctcccaggctcaggtgatcctcccatctcagcctcccgagtagctgggactacaggagcatgccaccacacctggctcttctttttttttggtagagataagtTTCGccatgttcccaggctggtctcgcattcctaggctcaagcgatcggcccaccttggcctccccaatgttgggattacaggcgtgaaacactGCGCCCtgcaaagaaacatgtttcaaTAAAATTGTTAGGAAATCAAGTGTGTGATTTGTGATGCAACTCTCTCCTCTATCTCCCTAAGAAAACATCAGTAAAAACAGTgaactgttttgtatttttggagtcTGATCAAGACTCATCTTATGAATGTGGGAAGGCATCCAGCCAACACAGGGTAGGCCCCGGATGAGAGGAGGGACAGCGAGGTAGGCCCAGAGTCATTAGCGTTTATATGCCGCTTATGTGCTTGAGGATCGCAGAATGGAACTCTTGCTAAGCCAGAGCTGTATTTGGTGGCCCATGGTGGGAGAGGGAAGAACAATAATAAGTTGTGGAATAAAAGCCATGGAGAGGAGCGGGAATTACTTAATCTGGCTCCAGAAGGGGTGAGTTGTGGGGAAGGGGTGAGTTGTGGGGAAGTAGTGATTCTCAGTTCGTTTGCTCAGCCCAGTGCCTGACACTCAGGGTGCATCTGCTGACTGACCGTACAGGATAAAGGAAGGGacaggccgggtgcggcggctcaagtctgtaatctcatcactttcggaggctgaggtgggtggatcgcttgaggttaggcgttcgagaccagcctggccaacatggcgaaagcccgtctctactaaaaaatacaaaaattagcccggagtggtggcacatgcctgtaatcccagctactcgggaggctgaggcatgagaatcgcttgaatccgggaggcggaggttgcattgggCCGAAaccgcgcctctgcactccagtctgggcgacagagtgagaccccgtctcaaaaaaaaaatcggcAATCGGTGAGGCGGGGATTATTACCCTCAAtgtagagatttaaaaaatgaggacTGAAGGTGACTCCTTCCAGGTCTGTCAGTGGCCAGCAAAGAGCCAATATGCTAAACTCTCCCCTCCCGGACACGGGCTTCAGCCAGAGCTCGCACCCGCCTGCGCCGCTCCACCCGCCCGCACTTCCGGCTTCCGCTCCGCCCACCCCCTAGTACTTCCGTTCTCCAGCGCTGGGCACCGCGGCCGCAGCTGTGGGCTGGTAAGTCTGCGCCGCCAGGGCTCGCATGGCCTTCAGAAGCGGTCCCTGGGCTGGGCGACGACGGGTCCTGGTGGCAGTAGGCCCTTCTTTCTCGCATCACCGGGCATTACGCGGCAGCCATTTCCCTCGCTAAGGCCCTACCTTAGGATGACGTCACTTCCGGACCCCTACTGTCTAGGGAAAGCCGGAAATGGTAGCAGCCCTCTTTGATGGCGGGGAGGAGTCAAGACCGGTAGTCTTTCTATTTCCGTTGTTTTGCTCTGGAGCCTCCCGGAGTTTCGGAGAGACCGTGTCTTGGATAGAATTGGAGgacttagcaaataaaaatgtaaagcgtccagttatgtttttttttgagttagaatctcactctgtcacccaggctggagtgcagtggcgcgatctcggctcactgcaacctccgcctccccggttcaaatgattctcatgcctcagtctcccgagtagctgggattacgggcgcccaccacacccggctaatttttgtatttttagaagagacggggtttcaccacgttggtcaggctggtctcgaactcctgacctcaggtgatgcgcccgcctcagccttccaaagtgctgggattacaggcgtgagccactgcgcccggccacttccAGTTAGATTTGAGTTAAGATAAACGACGAATAATTGTTAAGTCCTAAACATTGTATGCACAtacttatactttaaaaattacttgtttatttgaaattcaaatttaaccgGACGTCCTGTATTTTCTCTGGCAGCCTTAGCATTGAGCGTCCCCCTGTCCTGTGCTCATACCCAGTGGCAAGGCTGGGATCTTCTAGGCTCTTGTCCATCTGGGAAATAGATACTAATTTCATCCAGGCTATAAAGACCGGCTGTCTTAGTTGCTAAGATGCTTTTAGCTCCAAGTCTAATGGGCAAGCTCCAGGGGTCCCCCTGGCCAAAACTGGACCCATTTTAGGAATCCCCATGACGATGCCCTCTGTGTTCCCTTTCACAACAGAAGTCAGGCTCGGCTGAGAACTAGGCAAGCAAAATGGTCAAAGTCTAGAAGTAACCACCATATTTGGGTGTGGGGTAAACCGGTGTTTGAGATCTGTGTTGCAGTGGACAGTATCAGAGAGCCTGAGGTTGTTAAGGGGAGAGCGTAGTGTTAATCTCACCCCATGTCTCATTTTGCGGATGAGGCCCAGTGAGAGAAATGGAggtgtcccagccactcagaaagCCTATAATAGAGCTGGAACCTCAATTCCCAGCCTCTTTACCCTGCTCAGTCCATACTTGCTGATGAAGTCAGCTTGCAGCATTTATGGTAGGCATTTATTAAAGTAGATGCAATAGTACATATGTAGTACAGATGAGGTGTTTGGGTCTTTATTGTTCCTATACCCCTCTACAGCTTCCTGACCTTCGCCCCAAGGCTTCTTTAGCTTTTACTCTGCCCAGTGGGGAAAATGGCTATGGGCTCAGTTATGGGAGCCTGGCCTTTGCCTACTTCAGCCCTTGGGCTCTCACCACTGTGGGTGGTGTGACCTAGGACTTGTTTTTGTTATCTTGGAACCAGAAGGGGTGTTCTTGGCAGGGTTGGGTCTGGCCAACTGTGTGGGTAGAAGGGCATCCTTTTCTGTCCTGCAATTGGGCTTCATGGCACATGGCCTCACATGGTGCCTGGGGACTTTTCTAAGGTTCCACCATGAGCCAGACTTTGCCCTCACTCCTGATTTGAACCTAAACCTCTTGCTGAACTGGTCCTGCATACTGAGATTCCTCAGATTGCTTGCCCTGAGGATGTGTTCTGGGTTTGACCTGATAAACCTGCAGCCTCCTATAGAccctgacttcccaggctcctaATCCCAGTCTCATGAGATAATGAAATAGAGAAGACTGGAGGTCAATGGGCTCGGGGTCAGTTGGTGGGACAATCAACAGCTTCCTGGCAGCAGAGGTGgtaaagaggcaaggaaggagtgCCAGAAAGGGGCGTTGCCCCAGGGTAAGAGCTCAGAAGTGCAGGGGGTGGAAAAGGGGTGGGATGGGAGCCCACTGGTAGAAATTACTCCCTCTGTCAATGATTAACTCCCAGCCAAAGGGGTGACCTGGGAGGAGGGCCCAGCTAATAGGAACTTTGGACTTGAGGCAGAGTATCCAGAGGGCCGGCATGTGGTCTGCAGAAGAGGAGGACGTGGCTGGGTGGCAGGGCTGGTCTCCAAGGACGAGTAAGATCCTGCAGCTGTGGGCTTCAGGAAGTCTCCTGGGGCTATCAGATGGCTCCTTCTTGTAGCAGCAGCTGTGGGGTCCACTGCCCCTGAGCCCTCGGAGGGGCGGCCGTGGGGGACCTCCTGTCTTTTGCCTTGCAAGGGCCTCAGTTGTGCTTTTTCCCTCTAGGCAGCCATGGGTGCCAGGCAGTGCTGAGAGCAGTGGGGCATGGCTGCAGCCCTGCAGGTCCTGCCCCGCTTGGCCCGAGCCCCCTTGCATCCACTCCTCTGGCGGGGCTCAGTGGCCCGTCTGGCCAGCAGCATGGCCTTGGCAGAGCAGGCCAGGCAGCTGTTTGAGAGTGCTGTAGGTGCAGTGCTGCCGGGCCCCATGCTGCACCGGGCACTATCCTTGGACCCTGGTGGCAGACAGCTGAAGGTGCGGGACCGGAACTTTCAGCTGAGGCAAAACCTCTACCTGGTGGGCTTTGGCAAGGCTGTGCTAGGCATGGCAGCTGCAGCTGAGGAACTACTGGGCCAGCATCTTGTGCAGGGCGTGATCAGCGTTCCCAAGGGGATCCGTGCTGCCATGGAGCGTGCCGGCAAGCAGTAAGGAGCCATGGGGGGCTGCCTCCCTCTGTCTTTATGGAGGGAAACCTGGGCCCAGACACAGGCTGAATCggacctcccctccccacccgcTTCCCATTTCTCCTGGGTCTGGCCTGGCCTCAGGATGCATGTCAGTGGGCATCTTCGTTCATGCCCCCATCACCTGTAAAGTTGAGAGATCAGGTGGGAGGAGAGGAGTCCACCCCATCTCTTGCGCGTTGACCTTTCCCTCCCCAGGGAGATGCTGCTGAAGCCACATAGCCGTGTCCAGGTATTCGAGGGTGCGGAGGACAACCTCCCGGACCGCGATGCGCTGCGGGCTGCACTGGCCATCCAGCAACTGGCCGAGGGACTCACAGCTGATGACCTGCTGCTTGTGCTGATCTCAGGTGTGGTACCACATTGGCCCAAGACTGTTGGTGGGGAGTGCACCAAATATCAGGTCTTCGAGAGATCAGGTCTGAGCCCCCGGGGTCACGGGGTAAAGTTAGGAGCAAGGGAGGTGATGAGGAGCCTGGATGGTGACTCCTGGGTTGCCTTGGGCTAGTCGTCTGGCCTCCCCTGAGCTGTGGAGTCCTCCCCCTGAGCTGACCTTTTCGGTGACAGTGAGAGGGTGCATGGGGAGCACATAATGCAGGGCCTGACACATCCATAGAGTCCTTGGAAAATGTCACTGCTATTGCTGCTGTCTGTACTAATGTCACCTGGGGCTAGGCCCTCAGACCTCATGGAGTCCTCTCCTTGATCTTCCATTGTGTgccccctgccctgcctcctGTTCTAGTCTCTTAAGGAGTAGTTAGTTCTTCTGGTGCCTACTGGGACCTGGGGTACCCCAAGGCAGGGGCAACCTCAGGTGGCCAGGATGTGGTGACTGTACACATATTGCATATCCACAGGGGGGCACCCTAACCCCACCTTTCCAGCCCCCTTTTTCTAATGTGGGCTTGTCACCCCTGCTTGCCTGGTTCCCTGGGTTGGGATAGCCCCTCTGCCTGATACCCTCATTGtcttgggaggtgggggttcagctCTGCTGCCTGCCCCCATCCCACCTGTCACACTGGAGGAGAAGCAGACACTCACTAGACTGCTGGCAGCCCGTGGAGCCACCATCCAGGAGTTGAACACCATTCGGAAGGCCCTGTCCCAGCTCAAGGGTGGGGGGCTGGCTCAGGCCGCCTACCCTGCCCAGGTATGAGTCCCTTCTTCCCCAGGCAGCCTTGGGTTGGTGGAGCCAGGCCCACATGTGCCAGGGATGTGAAAGCTGGAACAGCATACAAATTGGCAGGGGCATGGTGTGAAAGACCATGGGGCCGGCTGGGTGACATCATGGGAGGGGTGCCAGAGACGGGGAGGAGGTGCCTGCATGACCAGGTGTTTTGCAAGCCCACGTGAGAGGAGTTAACCATGGGTAAGGAAATGCACTGAGTTGGAGGAGGGTATGTGGATACCCAAAGGACAGTTTGTCCTTATGGGCTCtgaggggaggaggaagtgggCCTGAGCCTTGTCTGGTGGCCCTTCCCCAGGTGGTGAGCCTCATCCTGTCAGATGTGGTGGGGGACCCTGTGGAGGTGATTGCCAGCGGCCCCACCGTGGCCAGTTCCCACAATGTGCAAGATTGCCTGCATATCCTCAATCGCTACGGCCTCCGTGCAGCCCTGCCACGTTCCGTGAAGACTGTGCTGTCTCGGGCCGACTCTGACCCCCATGGGCCACACACCTGTGGCCATGTCCTGAATGTGATCATTGGCTCTAATGTGCTGGCGCTAGCTGAGGCCCAGCGGCAGGCCGAGGCACTGGGCTACCAGGCTGTGGTGCTGAGTGCAGCCATGCAAGGTGATGTAAAAAGTATGGCCCAGTTCTACGGGCTGCTGGCCCATGTGGCTAGAACCCGCCTCACCCCATCCATGGCTGGGGCTTCTGTGGAGGAAGATGCACAGCTCCATGAGCTGGCAGCTGAGCTTCAGATCCCAGACCTGCAGCTGGAGGAGGCTCTGGAGACCATGGCACAGGGAAGGGGCCCAGTCTGCCTGCTGGCTGGTGGCGAGCCCATAGTACAGCTGCAGGGCTCAGGCAGGGGTGGCCGGAACCAGGAACTGGCCCTGCGTGTTGGAGCAGAGTTGAGAAGGTGGCCGCTGGGGCCGATAGATGTGCTGTTTTTGAGCGGTGGCACCGATGGGCAGGATGGGCCCACAGAGGCTGCTGGGGC
This region of Gorilla gorilla gorilla isolate KB3781 chromosome 2, NHGRI_mGorGor1-v2.1_pri, whole genome shotgun sequence genomic DNA includes:
- the GLYCTK gene encoding glycerate kinase isoform X2; translated protein: MAAALQVLPRLARAPLHPLLWRGSVARLASSMALAEQARQLFESAVGAVLPGPMLHRALSLDPGGRQLKVRDRNFQLRQNLYLVGFGKAVLGMAAAAEELLGQHLVQGVISVPKGIRAAMERAGKQEMLLKPHSRVQVFEGAEDNLPDRDALRAALAIQQLAEGLTADDLLLVLISGGEPHPVRCGGGPCGGDCQRPHRGQFPQCARLPAYPQSLRPPCSPATFREDCAVSGRL
- the GLYCTK gene encoding glycerate kinase isoform X1, with protein sequence MAAALQVLPRLARAPLHPLLWRGSVARLASSMALAEQARQLFESAVGAVLPGPMLHRALSLDPGGRQLKVRDRNFQLRQNLYLVGFGKAVLGMAAAAEELLGQHLVQGVISVPKGIRAAMERAGKQEMLLKPHSRVQVFEGAEDNLPDRDALRAALAIQQLAEGLTADDLLLVLISGGGSALLPAPIPPVTLEEKQTLTRLLAARGATIQELNTIRKALSQLKGGGLAQAAYPAQVVSLILSDVVGDPVEVIASGPTVASSHNVQDCLHILNRYGLRAALPRSVKTVLSRADSDPHGPHTCGHVLNVIIGSNVLALAEAQRQAEALGYQAVVLSAAMQGDVKSMAQFYGLLAHVARTRLTPSMAGASVEEDAQLHELAAELQIPDLQLEEALETMAQGRGPVCLLAGGEPIVQLQGSGRGGRNQELALRVGAELRRWPLGPIDVLFLSGGTDGQDGPTEAAGAWVTPELASQAAAEGLDIATFLAHNDSHTFFCRLQGGAHLLHTGMTGTNVMDTHLLFLRPR